The following proteins are encoded in a genomic region of Paralichthys olivaceus isolate ysfri-2021 chromosome 23, ASM2471397v2, whole genome shotgun sequence:
- the cald1a gene encoding caldesmon 1a isoform X2 → MEEMDFERRRELRRQKREEMRLEAERLAKNDDDEEEAARERRRRARQERLKSRDSEETSGQPDSLVMTNSHSVTETVSVSSSYGGGGDDEDQALLDRMAKREERRQRRMKEALERQQQEDPTVTEDNGSVAMEKNNEEEEEEERPSSCRRGRYRDNNEEEEEKTFTYSSRREEKQREEPREEEEAAPGVGEEPEEGVDEEEEQEVEVVENKPRRSYMREQESAEEPKTQNKEHAEEEMHSLVSEGSNQAVSANSEAEEDAVESGEEEEVNERGGAREDREEQRKQNGGLHEDEAPKQHRKPERTLSRGSARSPEVSVGDDEQGDDGAHLEAERKLEELKRRRDDAESEEFERMRQKQQEAEAELEELKRKREDRRKVLEEEERQKKQEEEERRNREEEEKRKMKEEIERRRAEAAEKRQKVEDTVDGEDKPFKCVSPRGSSLKIGERAEFLNKSAQKSTVKAAHSPVVSKIDNRLEQYTSAAQRENKESRSPRSGAVDLPMVTDSIRNIKSMWEKGNVFGSPGGGGNVFKEAAVMKTGVAGRINDWLNKTPESGKTSGGRPADLKPVDVTNKRSLWENKGASPTKVAGRGETKSVANGMGH, encoded by the exons GTTGGCGAAGAATGATGATGACGAAGAAGAGGCGGCCCGCGAGAGGAGGCGCAGGGCACGCCAGGAGAGGCTGAAGAGCAGGGACAGCGAGGAGACTAGTGGACAGCCAGACAGTCTGGTCATGACCAATAGCcacag TGTGACAGAGACTGTGTCTGTGAGCAGCTCTTATGGGGGCGGTGGAGATGATGAGGACCAAGCCCTGCTGGATCGCATGGCCAAACGCGAGGAGAGACGGCAGAGGCGCATGAAAGAGGCGCTGgagagacagcagcaggaggaccCCACTGTGACAGAGGATAACGGCAGCGTCGCCATGGAGAAAaacaatgaggaggaggaggaggaggagaggcccTCCTCTTGTCGTAGGGGTCGTTACCGTGATAAtaatgaggaagaagaggagaagacgTTCACGTACAGCtcaaggagagaggagaagcagcGAGAGGAgccaagagaagaagaggaggctgctCCTGGGGTCGGAGAGGAACCAGAGGAGGGtgtggatgaagaggaggagcaggaagtggAAGTGGTTGAGAATAAACCGAGAAGATCTTACATGAGGGAACAG GAATCAGCTGAAGAGCCTAAAACTCAAAACAAG GAACACGCTGAAGAAGAAATGCATTCATTAGTCAGTGAGGGTTCAAATCAGGCCGTGTCAGCAAATTCAGAGGCTGAGGAGGATGCAGTAGAATCAGGCGAGGAAGAAGAG gtgaATGAGAGGGGTGGAGCCagggaggacagggaggagCAAAGGAAGCAGAACGGAGGGCTGCACGAGGACGAGGCTCCCAAACAACACAGGAAACCTGAGAGGACCCTGAG CCGTGGAAGTGCACGCTCCCCTGAGGTGTCTGTGGGTGACGACGAGCAGGGCGACGACGGCGCTCACCTGGAAGCGGAGCGcaagctggaggagctgaagcgCCGCCGCGATGATGCAGAGAGCGAGGAGTTCGAGAGGATGaggcagaagcagcaggaggccgAAGccgagctggaggagctgaagaggaagagggaggatagGAGgaaggtgctggaggaggaggagaggcagaagaagcaggaggaggaggagaggagaaaccGAGAGGAG gaggagaagaggaagatgaaagaggagattgaaaggaggagagcagaggcagctgagaagagacagaaggtgGAGGACACTGTGGACGGCGAGGATAAACCATTTAAGTGTGTCAGCCCCCGAGGCTCCTCCCTGAAG ATCGGAGAGAGGGCAGAGTTCCTGAACAAGTCTGCACAGAAAAG CACAGTGAAGGCGGCTCATTCTCCTGTGGTGTCCAAGATAGACAACAGGCTGGAGCAGTACACCTCAGCTGCTCAG agagagaacaaggagTCTCGATCCCCTCGCTCTGGAGCAGTGGATCTGCCCATGGTCACCGACAGCATACGAAACATCAAGAGCATGTGGGAGAAAGGCAACGTGTTCGGCTCGCCCGGGGGCGGCGGGAACGTGTTCAAG gaagcagctgtgATGAAGACAGGCGTGGCGGGCCGCATCAACGACTGGCTGAATAAAACCCCGGAGAGCGGCAAAACATCAGGAGGAAGGCCAGCG GACCTGAAGCCTGTTGATGTCACCAACAAGAGGAGTCTATGGGAAAATAAAGGTGCCTCTCCAACCAAG gtggCAGGCAGAGGGGAGACCAAATCAGTCGCCAACG GGATGGGGCACTAA
- the cald1a gene encoding caldesmon 1a isoform X4, whose protein sequence is MEEMDFERRRELRRQKREEMRLEAERLAKNDDDEEEAARERRRRARQERLKSRDSEETSGQPDSLVMTNSHSVTETVSVSSSYGGGGDDEDQALLDRMAKREERRQRRMKEALERQQQEDPTVTEDNGSVAMEKNNEEEEEEERPSSCRRGRYRDNNEEEEEKTFTYSSRREEKQREEPREEEEAAPGVGEEPEEGVDEEEEQEVEVVENKPRRSYMREQESAEEPKTQNKVNERGGAREDREEQRKQNGGLHEDEAPKQHRKPERTLSRGSARSPEVSVGDDEQGDDGAHLEAERKLEELKRRRDDAESEEFERMRQKQQEAEAELEELKRKREDRRKVLEEEERQKKQEEEERRNREEEEKRKMKEEIERRRAEAAEKRQKVEDTVDGEDKPFKCVSPRGSSLKIGERAEFLNKSAQKSTVKAAHSPVVSKIDNRLEQYTSAAQRENKESRSPRSGAVDLPMVTDSIRNIKSMWEKGNVFGSPGGGGNVFKEAAVMKTGVAGRINDWLNKTPESGKTSGGRPADLKPVDVTNKRSLWENKGASPTKVAGRGETKSVANGMGH, encoded by the exons GTTGGCGAAGAATGATGATGACGAAGAAGAGGCGGCCCGCGAGAGGAGGCGCAGGGCACGCCAGGAGAGGCTGAAGAGCAGGGACAGCGAGGAGACTAGTGGACAGCCAGACAGTCTGGTCATGACCAATAGCcacag TGTGACAGAGACTGTGTCTGTGAGCAGCTCTTATGGGGGCGGTGGAGATGATGAGGACCAAGCCCTGCTGGATCGCATGGCCAAACGCGAGGAGAGACGGCAGAGGCGCATGAAAGAGGCGCTGgagagacagcagcaggaggaccCCACTGTGACAGAGGATAACGGCAGCGTCGCCATGGAGAAAaacaatgaggaggaggaggaggaggagaggcccTCCTCTTGTCGTAGGGGTCGTTACCGTGATAAtaatgaggaagaagaggagaagacgTTCACGTACAGCtcaaggagagaggagaagcagcGAGAGGAgccaagagaagaagaggaggctgctCCTGGGGTCGGAGAGGAACCAGAGGAGGGtgtggatgaagaggaggagcaggaagtggAAGTGGTTGAGAATAAACCGAGAAGATCTTACATGAGGGAACAG GAATCAGCTGAAGAGCCTAAAACTCAAAACAAG gtgaATGAGAGGGGTGGAGCCagggaggacagggaggagCAAAGGAAGCAGAACGGAGGGCTGCACGAGGACGAGGCTCCCAAACAACACAGGAAACCTGAGAGGACCCTGAG CCGTGGAAGTGCACGCTCCCCTGAGGTGTCTGTGGGTGACGACGAGCAGGGCGACGACGGCGCTCACCTGGAAGCGGAGCGcaagctggaggagctgaagcgCCGCCGCGATGATGCAGAGAGCGAGGAGTTCGAGAGGATGaggcagaagcagcaggaggccgAAGccgagctggaggagctgaagaggaagagggaggatagGAGgaaggtgctggaggaggaggagaggcagaagaagcaggaggaggaggagaggagaaaccGAGAGGAG gaggagaagaggaagatgaaagaggagattgaaaggaggagagcagaggcagctgagaagagacagaaggtgGAGGACACTGTGGACGGCGAGGATAAACCATTTAAGTGTGTCAGCCCCCGAGGCTCCTCCCTGAAG ATCGGAGAGAGGGCAGAGTTCCTGAACAAGTCTGCACAGAAAAG CACAGTGAAGGCGGCTCATTCTCCTGTGGTGTCCAAGATAGACAACAGGCTGGAGCAGTACACCTCAGCTGCTCAG agagagaacaaggagTCTCGATCCCCTCGCTCTGGAGCAGTGGATCTGCCCATGGTCACCGACAGCATACGAAACATCAAGAGCATGTGGGAGAAAGGCAACGTGTTCGGCTCGCCCGGGGGCGGCGGGAACGTGTTCAAG gaagcagctgtgATGAAGACAGGCGTGGCGGGCCGCATCAACGACTGGCTGAATAAAACCCCGGAGAGCGGCAAAACATCAGGAGGAAGGCCAGCG GACCTGAAGCCTGTTGATGTCACCAACAAGAGGAGTCTATGGGAAAATAAAGGTGCCTCTCCAACCAAG gtggCAGGCAGAGGGGAGACCAAATCAGTCGCCAACG GGATGGGGCACTAA
- the cald1a gene encoding caldesmon 1a isoform X5, producing MEEMDFERRRELRRQKREEMRLEAERLAKNDDDEEEAARERRRRARQERLKSRDSEETSGQPDSLVMTNSHSVTETVSVSSSYGGGGDDEDQALLDRMAKREERRQRRMKEALERQQQEDPTVTEDNGSVAMEKNNEEEEEEERPSSCRRGRYRDNNEEEEEKTFTYSSRREEKQREEPREEEEAAPGVGEEPEEGVDEEEEQEVEVVENKPRRSYMREQVNERGGAREDREEQRKQNGGLHEDEAPKQHRKPERTLSRGSARSPEVSVGDDEQGDDGAHLEAERKLEELKRRRDDAESEEFERMRQKQQEAEAELEELKRKREDRRKVLEEEERQKKQEEEERRNREEEEKRKMKEEIERRRAEAAEKRQKVEDTVDGEDKPFKCVSPRGSSLKIGERAEFLNKSAQKSSTVKAAHSPVVSKIDNRLEQYTSAAQRENKESRSPRSGAVDLPMVTDSIRNIKSMWEKGNVFGSPGGGGNVFKEAAVMKTGVAGRINDWLNKTPESGKTSGGRPADLKPVDVTNKRSLWENKGASPTKVAGRGETKSVANGMGH from the exons GTTGGCGAAGAATGATGATGACGAAGAAGAGGCGGCCCGCGAGAGGAGGCGCAGGGCACGCCAGGAGAGGCTGAAGAGCAGGGACAGCGAGGAGACTAGTGGACAGCCAGACAGTCTGGTCATGACCAATAGCcacag TGTGACAGAGACTGTGTCTGTGAGCAGCTCTTATGGGGGCGGTGGAGATGATGAGGACCAAGCCCTGCTGGATCGCATGGCCAAACGCGAGGAGAGACGGCAGAGGCGCATGAAAGAGGCGCTGgagagacagcagcaggaggaccCCACTGTGACAGAGGATAACGGCAGCGTCGCCATGGAGAAAaacaatgaggaggaggaggaggaggagaggcccTCCTCTTGTCGTAGGGGTCGTTACCGTGATAAtaatgaggaagaagaggagaagacgTTCACGTACAGCtcaaggagagaggagaagcagcGAGAGGAgccaagagaagaagaggaggctgctCCTGGGGTCGGAGAGGAACCAGAGGAGGGtgtggatgaagaggaggagcaggaagtggAAGTGGTTGAGAATAAACCGAGAAGATCTTACATGAGGGAACAG gtgaATGAGAGGGGTGGAGCCagggaggacagggaggagCAAAGGAAGCAGAACGGAGGGCTGCACGAGGACGAGGCTCCCAAACAACACAGGAAACCTGAGAGGACCCTGAG CCGTGGAAGTGCACGCTCCCCTGAGGTGTCTGTGGGTGACGACGAGCAGGGCGACGACGGCGCTCACCTGGAAGCGGAGCGcaagctggaggagctgaagcgCCGCCGCGATGATGCAGAGAGCGAGGAGTTCGAGAGGATGaggcagaagcagcaggaggccgAAGccgagctggaggagctgaagaggaagagggaggatagGAGgaaggtgctggaggaggaggagaggcagaagaagcaggaggaggaggagaggagaaaccGAGAGGAG gaggagaagaggaagatgaaagaggagattgaaaggaggagagcagaggcagctgagaagagacagaaggtgGAGGACACTGTGGACGGCGAGGATAAACCATTTAAGTGTGTCAGCCCCCGAGGCTCCTCCCTGAAG ATCGGAGAGAGGGCAGAGTTCCTGAACAAGTCTGCACAGAAAAG CAGCACAGTGAAGGCGGCTCATTCTCCTGTGGTGTCCAAGATAGACAACAGGCTGGAGCAGTACACCTCAGCTGCTCAG agagagaacaaggagTCTCGATCCCCTCGCTCTGGAGCAGTGGATCTGCCCATGGTCACCGACAGCATACGAAACATCAAGAGCATGTGGGAGAAAGGCAACGTGTTCGGCTCGCCCGGGGGCGGCGGGAACGTGTTCAAG gaagcagctgtgATGAAGACAGGCGTGGCGGGCCGCATCAACGACTGGCTGAATAAAACCCCGGAGAGCGGCAAAACATCAGGAGGAAGGCCAGCG GACCTGAAGCCTGTTGATGTCACCAACAAGAGGAGTCTATGGGAAAATAAAGGTGCCTCTCCAACCAAG gtggCAGGCAGAGGGGAGACCAAATCAGTCGCCAACG GGATGGGGCACTAA
- the cald1a gene encoding caldesmon 1a isoform X1, which translates to MEEMDFERRRELRRQKREEMRLEAERLAKNDDDEEEAARERRRRARQERLKSRDSEETSGQPDSLVMTNSHSVTETVSVSSSYGGGGDDEDQALLDRMAKREERRQRRMKEALERQQQEDPTVTEDNGSVAMEKNNEEEEEEERPSSCRRGRYRDNNEEEEEKTFTYSSRREEKQREEPREEEEAAPGVGEEPEEGVDEEEEQEVEVVENKPRRSYMREQESAEEPKTQNKEHAEEEMHSLVSEGSNQAVSANSEAEEDAVESGEEEEVNERGGAREDREEQRKQNGGLHEDEAPKQHRKPERTLSRGSARSPEVSVGDDEQGDDGAHLEAERKLEELKRRRDDAESEEFERMRQKQQEAEAELEELKRKREDRRKVLEEEERQKKQEEEERRNREEEEKRKMKEEIERRRAEAAEKRQKVEDTVDGEDKPFKCVSPRGSSLKIGERAEFLNKSAQKSSTVKAAHSPVVSKIDNRLEQYTSAAQRENKESRSPRSGAVDLPMVTDSIRNIKSMWEKGNVFGSPGGGGNVFKEAAVMKTGVAGRINDWLNKTPESGKTSGGRPADLKPVDVTNKRSLWENKGASPTKVAGRGETKSVANGMGH; encoded by the exons GTTGGCGAAGAATGATGATGACGAAGAAGAGGCGGCCCGCGAGAGGAGGCGCAGGGCACGCCAGGAGAGGCTGAAGAGCAGGGACAGCGAGGAGACTAGTGGACAGCCAGACAGTCTGGTCATGACCAATAGCcacag TGTGACAGAGACTGTGTCTGTGAGCAGCTCTTATGGGGGCGGTGGAGATGATGAGGACCAAGCCCTGCTGGATCGCATGGCCAAACGCGAGGAGAGACGGCAGAGGCGCATGAAAGAGGCGCTGgagagacagcagcaggaggaccCCACTGTGACAGAGGATAACGGCAGCGTCGCCATGGAGAAAaacaatgaggaggaggaggaggaggagaggcccTCCTCTTGTCGTAGGGGTCGTTACCGTGATAAtaatgaggaagaagaggagaagacgTTCACGTACAGCtcaaggagagaggagaagcagcGAGAGGAgccaagagaagaagaggaggctgctCCTGGGGTCGGAGAGGAACCAGAGGAGGGtgtggatgaagaggaggagcaggaagtggAAGTGGTTGAGAATAAACCGAGAAGATCTTACATGAGGGAACAG GAATCAGCTGAAGAGCCTAAAACTCAAAACAAG GAACACGCTGAAGAAGAAATGCATTCATTAGTCAGTGAGGGTTCAAATCAGGCCGTGTCAGCAAATTCAGAGGCTGAGGAGGATGCAGTAGAATCAGGCGAGGAAGAAGAG gtgaATGAGAGGGGTGGAGCCagggaggacagggaggagCAAAGGAAGCAGAACGGAGGGCTGCACGAGGACGAGGCTCCCAAACAACACAGGAAACCTGAGAGGACCCTGAG CCGTGGAAGTGCACGCTCCCCTGAGGTGTCTGTGGGTGACGACGAGCAGGGCGACGACGGCGCTCACCTGGAAGCGGAGCGcaagctggaggagctgaagcgCCGCCGCGATGATGCAGAGAGCGAGGAGTTCGAGAGGATGaggcagaagcagcaggaggccgAAGccgagctggaggagctgaagaggaagagggaggatagGAGgaaggtgctggaggaggaggagaggcagaagaagcaggaggaggaggagaggagaaaccGAGAGGAG gaggagaagaggaagatgaaagaggagattgaaaggaggagagcagaggcagctgagaagagacagaaggtgGAGGACACTGTGGACGGCGAGGATAAACCATTTAAGTGTGTCAGCCCCCGAGGCTCCTCCCTGAAG ATCGGAGAGAGGGCAGAGTTCCTGAACAAGTCTGCACAGAAAAG CAGCACAGTGAAGGCGGCTCATTCTCCTGTGGTGTCCAAGATAGACAACAGGCTGGAGCAGTACACCTCAGCTGCTCAG agagagaacaaggagTCTCGATCCCCTCGCTCTGGAGCAGTGGATCTGCCCATGGTCACCGACAGCATACGAAACATCAAGAGCATGTGGGAGAAAGGCAACGTGTTCGGCTCGCCCGGGGGCGGCGGGAACGTGTTCAAG gaagcagctgtgATGAAGACAGGCGTGGCGGGCCGCATCAACGACTGGCTGAATAAAACCCCGGAGAGCGGCAAAACATCAGGAGGAAGGCCAGCG GACCTGAAGCCTGTTGATGTCACCAACAAGAGGAGTCTATGGGAAAATAAAGGTGCCTCTCCAACCAAG gtggCAGGCAGAGGGGAGACCAAATCAGTCGCCAACG GGATGGGGCACTAA
- the cald1a gene encoding caldesmon 1a isoform X6 produces MEEMDFERRRELRRQKREEMRLEAERLAKNDDDEEEAARERRRRARQERLKSRDSEETSGQPDSLVMTNSHSVTETVSVSSSYGGGGDDEDQALLDRMAKREERRQRRMKEALERQQQEDPTVTEDNGSVAMEKNNEEEEEEERPSSCRRGRYRDNNEEEEEKTFTYSSRREEKQREEPREEEEAAPGVGEEPEEGVDEEEEQEVEVVENKPRRSYMREQVNERGGAREDREEQRKQNGGLHEDEAPKQHRKPERTLSRGSARSPEVSVGDDEQGDDGAHLEAERKLEELKRRRDDAESEEFERMRQKQQEAEAELEELKRKREDRRKVLEEEERQKKQEEEERRNREEEEKRKMKEEIERRRAEAAEKRQKVEDTVDGEDKPFKCVSPRGSSLKIGERAEFLNKSAQKSTVKAAHSPVVSKIDNRLEQYTSAAQRENKESRSPRSGAVDLPMVTDSIRNIKSMWEKGNVFGSPGGGGNVFKEAAVMKTGVAGRINDWLNKTPESGKTSGGRPADLKPVDVTNKRSLWENKGASPTKVAGRGETKSVANGMGH; encoded by the exons GTTGGCGAAGAATGATGATGACGAAGAAGAGGCGGCCCGCGAGAGGAGGCGCAGGGCACGCCAGGAGAGGCTGAAGAGCAGGGACAGCGAGGAGACTAGTGGACAGCCAGACAGTCTGGTCATGACCAATAGCcacag TGTGACAGAGACTGTGTCTGTGAGCAGCTCTTATGGGGGCGGTGGAGATGATGAGGACCAAGCCCTGCTGGATCGCATGGCCAAACGCGAGGAGAGACGGCAGAGGCGCATGAAAGAGGCGCTGgagagacagcagcaggaggaccCCACTGTGACAGAGGATAACGGCAGCGTCGCCATGGAGAAAaacaatgaggaggaggaggaggaggagaggcccTCCTCTTGTCGTAGGGGTCGTTACCGTGATAAtaatgaggaagaagaggagaagacgTTCACGTACAGCtcaaggagagaggagaagcagcGAGAGGAgccaagagaagaagaggaggctgctCCTGGGGTCGGAGAGGAACCAGAGGAGGGtgtggatgaagaggaggagcaggaagtggAAGTGGTTGAGAATAAACCGAGAAGATCTTACATGAGGGAACAG gtgaATGAGAGGGGTGGAGCCagggaggacagggaggagCAAAGGAAGCAGAACGGAGGGCTGCACGAGGACGAGGCTCCCAAACAACACAGGAAACCTGAGAGGACCCTGAG CCGTGGAAGTGCACGCTCCCCTGAGGTGTCTGTGGGTGACGACGAGCAGGGCGACGACGGCGCTCACCTGGAAGCGGAGCGcaagctggaggagctgaagcgCCGCCGCGATGATGCAGAGAGCGAGGAGTTCGAGAGGATGaggcagaagcagcaggaggccgAAGccgagctggaggagctgaagaggaagagggaggatagGAGgaaggtgctggaggaggaggagaggcagaagaagcaggaggaggaggagaggagaaaccGAGAGGAG gaggagaagaggaagatgaaagaggagattgaaaggaggagagcagaggcagctgagaagagacagaaggtgGAGGACACTGTGGACGGCGAGGATAAACCATTTAAGTGTGTCAGCCCCCGAGGCTCCTCCCTGAAG ATCGGAGAGAGGGCAGAGTTCCTGAACAAGTCTGCACAGAAAAG CACAGTGAAGGCGGCTCATTCTCCTGTGGTGTCCAAGATAGACAACAGGCTGGAGCAGTACACCTCAGCTGCTCAG agagagaacaaggagTCTCGATCCCCTCGCTCTGGAGCAGTGGATCTGCCCATGGTCACCGACAGCATACGAAACATCAAGAGCATGTGGGAGAAAGGCAACGTGTTCGGCTCGCCCGGGGGCGGCGGGAACGTGTTCAAG gaagcagctgtgATGAAGACAGGCGTGGCGGGCCGCATCAACGACTGGCTGAATAAAACCCCGGAGAGCGGCAAAACATCAGGAGGAAGGCCAGCG GACCTGAAGCCTGTTGATGTCACCAACAAGAGGAGTCTATGGGAAAATAAAGGTGCCTCTCCAACCAAG gtggCAGGCAGAGGGGAGACCAAATCAGTCGCCAACG GGATGGGGCACTAA
- the cald1a gene encoding caldesmon 1a isoform X3, with protein sequence MEEMDFERRRELRRQKREEMRLEAERLAKNDDDEEEAARERRRRARQERLKSRDSEETSGQPDSLVMTNSHSVTETVSVSSSYGGGGDDEDQALLDRMAKREERRQRRMKEALERQQQEDPTVTEDNGSVAMEKNNEEEEEEERPSSCRRGRYRDNNEEEEEKTFTYSSRREEKQREEPREEEEAAPGVGEEPEEGVDEEEEQEVEVVENKPRRSYMREQESAEEPKTQNKVNERGGAREDREEQRKQNGGLHEDEAPKQHRKPERTLSRGSARSPEVSVGDDEQGDDGAHLEAERKLEELKRRRDDAESEEFERMRQKQQEAEAELEELKRKREDRRKVLEEEERQKKQEEEERRNREEEEKRKMKEEIERRRAEAAEKRQKVEDTVDGEDKPFKCVSPRGSSLKIGERAEFLNKSAQKSSTVKAAHSPVVSKIDNRLEQYTSAAQRENKESRSPRSGAVDLPMVTDSIRNIKSMWEKGNVFGSPGGGGNVFKEAAVMKTGVAGRINDWLNKTPESGKTSGGRPADLKPVDVTNKRSLWENKGASPTKVAGRGETKSVANGMGH encoded by the exons GTTGGCGAAGAATGATGATGACGAAGAAGAGGCGGCCCGCGAGAGGAGGCGCAGGGCACGCCAGGAGAGGCTGAAGAGCAGGGACAGCGAGGAGACTAGTGGACAGCCAGACAGTCTGGTCATGACCAATAGCcacag TGTGACAGAGACTGTGTCTGTGAGCAGCTCTTATGGGGGCGGTGGAGATGATGAGGACCAAGCCCTGCTGGATCGCATGGCCAAACGCGAGGAGAGACGGCAGAGGCGCATGAAAGAGGCGCTGgagagacagcagcaggaggaccCCACTGTGACAGAGGATAACGGCAGCGTCGCCATGGAGAAAaacaatgaggaggaggaggaggaggagaggcccTCCTCTTGTCGTAGGGGTCGTTACCGTGATAAtaatgaggaagaagaggagaagacgTTCACGTACAGCtcaaggagagaggagaagcagcGAGAGGAgccaagagaagaagaggaggctgctCCTGGGGTCGGAGAGGAACCAGAGGAGGGtgtggatgaagaggaggagcaggaagtggAAGTGGTTGAGAATAAACCGAGAAGATCTTACATGAGGGAACAG GAATCAGCTGAAGAGCCTAAAACTCAAAACAAG gtgaATGAGAGGGGTGGAGCCagggaggacagggaggagCAAAGGAAGCAGAACGGAGGGCTGCACGAGGACGAGGCTCCCAAACAACACAGGAAACCTGAGAGGACCCTGAG CCGTGGAAGTGCACGCTCCCCTGAGGTGTCTGTGGGTGACGACGAGCAGGGCGACGACGGCGCTCACCTGGAAGCGGAGCGcaagctggaggagctgaagcgCCGCCGCGATGATGCAGAGAGCGAGGAGTTCGAGAGGATGaggcagaagcagcaggaggccgAAGccgagctggaggagctgaagaggaagagggaggatagGAGgaaggtgctggaggaggaggagaggcagaagaagcaggaggaggaggagaggagaaaccGAGAGGAG gaggagaagaggaagatgaaagaggagattgaaaggaggagagcagaggcagctgagaagagacagaaggtgGAGGACACTGTGGACGGCGAGGATAAACCATTTAAGTGTGTCAGCCCCCGAGGCTCCTCCCTGAAG ATCGGAGAGAGGGCAGAGTTCCTGAACAAGTCTGCACAGAAAAG CAGCACAGTGAAGGCGGCTCATTCTCCTGTGGTGTCCAAGATAGACAACAGGCTGGAGCAGTACACCTCAGCTGCTCAG agagagaacaaggagTCTCGATCCCCTCGCTCTGGAGCAGTGGATCTGCCCATGGTCACCGACAGCATACGAAACATCAAGAGCATGTGGGAGAAAGGCAACGTGTTCGGCTCGCCCGGGGGCGGCGGGAACGTGTTCAAG gaagcagctgtgATGAAGACAGGCGTGGCGGGCCGCATCAACGACTGGCTGAATAAAACCCCGGAGAGCGGCAAAACATCAGGAGGAAGGCCAGCG GACCTGAAGCCTGTTGATGTCACCAACAAGAGGAGTCTATGGGAAAATAAAGGTGCCTCTCCAACCAAG gtggCAGGCAGAGGGGAGACCAAATCAGTCGCCAACG GGATGGGGCACTAA